The following proteins are encoded in a genomic region of Sorangiineae bacterium MSr12523:
- a CDS encoding ABC transporter ATP-binding protein: MARLEIRSLRKRFDDVDVIKGVDLEVEDREFCVFLGPSGCGKSTLLRLIAGLEDVDEGNLLLDGGDITDLPAVNRNLAMVFQSYALYPHMTVRENMSFALKLAKAEPDVIAKKVERAARILALEPLLDRKPAALSGGQRQRVAIGRAIVREPRIFLFDEPLSNLDAALRVQMRLEIARLHQELKATTIYVTHDQVEAMTLADKVVIFNAGRIEQVGSPLDLYRRPANRFVAGFLGMPQMTFLDVSMSDGAQRLANGQALELSESRGMPKSFTLGVRPEQLVFCAASDNGGGVKLEGRLAVVERLGSDTCAYVQVEKLGTLTVKTDGEYAERAGASVCLRLDPARCHVFDAKGEAVYHPSDRVQ; encoded by the coding sequence ATGGCTCGATTGGAAATCCGTTCGCTGCGAAAACGATTCGACGACGTCGACGTGATCAAAGGCGTCGACCTCGAGGTGGAAGATCGCGAATTCTGCGTTTTCCTGGGGCCATCCGGGTGCGGAAAGTCGACCTTGCTGCGCCTCATCGCGGGGCTGGAAGACGTCGACGAAGGGAACCTGCTTCTCGATGGCGGGGACATCACCGATTTACCGGCGGTCAATCGAAATTTGGCGATGGTCTTCCAGTCGTATGCGCTGTACCCGCACATGACGGTGCGCGAGAACATGTCGTTCGCGCTCAAGCTGGCCAAGGCGGAGCCGGACGTCATTGCCAAAAAGGTCGAGCGCGCGGCGAGGATTCTCGCGCTGGAGCCGTTGCTCGATCGCAAGCCGGCGGCGCTCTCCGGTGGGCAGCGGCAGCGCGTGGCCATTGGACGCGCCATCGTCCGGGAGCCGCGCATCTTCCTCTTCGACGAGCCGCTGTCCAACCTGGATGCCGCACTGCGCGTGCAGATGCGCCTGGAGATCGCGCGCCTCCACCAGGAGCTGAAGGCGACGACGATTTACGTGACGCACGACCAGGTCGAGGCGATGACGTTGGCCGACAAGGTGGTCATCTTCAACGCGGGCCGCATCGAACAGGTGGGCTCGCCGCTCGATCTGTACCGCCGCCCCGCGAATCGGTTCGTGGCGGGCTTCCTCGGTATGCCGCAGATGACCTTTCTCGATGTGTCGATGAGCGACGGCGCCCAGCGTTTGGCCAACGGGCAAGCGTTGGAGCTCTCGGAAAGCCGCGGCATGCCGAAGAGTTTCACCTTGGGCGTGCGGCCCGAGCAGCTCGTCTTTTGCGCGGCGTCGGACAACGGCGGCGGTGTGAAGCTCGAGGGCCGCCTTGCGGTGGTCGAACGACTCGGCAGCGACACCTGCGCCTACGTGCAGGTGGAAAAGCTGGGCACGCTCACCGTGAAAACGGACGGCGAATATGCCGAGCGCGCAGGCGCCTCGGTGTGCCTGCGGCTCGATCCGGCCCGATGTCATGTCTTCGACGCGAAGGGCGAGGCGGTCTACCATCCTTCGGACCGGGTTCAATAG
- a CDS encoding carbohydrate ABC transporter permease — MSTAKSRKQLWRNIRTVAAWAVGFAMFFPILWMLLTSFKTELDAFHMPPSFFFTPTLENYATILERANYMHYAWNSIVTAGGATVLGMVVAVPAAYAFAYHPTKRTRGTLLWMLSTKMLPGVGVLVPIYLLARDLNLLDSRTALVVVFAMVNLPIMVWMIYTYFRDIPMDILEAARMDGANTWKIMMHVLLPVSRGGLASTALLCLILSWNESFWSLNLTTSQAAPLSALVASFSSPEGLFWAKLSAVSTLACAPILVLGWLSQKQLVRGLTFGAVK, encoded by the coding sequence ATGAGTACGGCGAAATCCCGCAAGCAGCTTTGGCGCAACATCCGCACCGTTGCCGCGTGGGCGGTGGGCTTCGCCATGTTCTTCCCCATTCTATGGATGCTGCTCACCAGCTTCAAAACGGAGCTGGACGCCTTTCACATGCCGCCGAGTTTCTTCTTCACACCCACGTTGGAGAATTACGCGACCATTCTGGAGCGGGCGAATTACATGCACTACGCATGGAATTCCATCGTCACCGCGGGGGGTGCGACCGTTCTGGGCATGGTGGTCGCGGTGCCGGCGGCGTATGCGTTCGCCTACCACCCGACGAAGCGCACGCGCGGCACGCTTCTATGGATGCTCTCGACGAAGATGCTGCCGGGCGTCGGCGTTTTGGTGCCCATTTACTTGCTTGCGCGCGATTTGAATTTGCTCGATTCGCGCACGGCACTGGTGGTCGTCTTTGCCATGGTGAATCTGCCCATCATGGTGTGGATGATTTACACCTACTTCCGCGACATCCCCATGGACATTCTCGAGGCGGCTCGGATGGATGGCGCGAACACGTGGAAGATCATGATGCACGTGCTGCTCCCGGTGAGCCGCGGCGGCCTCGCCTCCACGGCGCTTCTTTGCCTCATTCTCTCGTGGAACGAGTCGTTCTGGTCGCTCAATTTGACCACCAGTCAAGCGGCGCCCCTTTCCGCGTTGGTCGCATCGTTCTCCAGCCCCGAGGGGCTCTTTTGGGCGAAGCTCTCCGCCGTCTCGACATTGGCGTGCGCGCCGATTCTCGTTCTGGGCTGGCTCTCGCAAAAGCAGCTGGTCCGCGGCCTTACGTTTGGCGCAGTTAAATAA
- a CDS encoding sugar ABC transporter permease, which yields MSSKAKTQAERLLAQPATLMLFAWMIVPLAMTVYFSVQYFNLLYPNKSSFVGLENFAYFFTYPSFWTSILNTVLLVGCVLLVTVVGGVLISVLVDDHFPGQGIVRMLLISPFFVMPTVAALTWKNLLMNPVSGFFAWIATSLGMTPVNWFADWPLLSVIMVVAWEWLPFAILIFVTALQSMDREQKEAAQMDGAKAWDIFWHLTLPHLRRPIAVVIMVEAIFLLNVFAEIFVTTNGGPGDATTNVPFLVYTQALLEFDVGAASAGGLFAVVLANLVSIFLVRLIGKSLTAGAK from the coding sequence ATGAGCTCGAAAGCAAAAACGCAGGCCGAACGCCTCCTGGCGCAGCCGGCCACCTTGATGCTGTTCGCGTGGATGATCGTCCCGCTGGCGATGACCGTGTATTTCTCGGTCCAGTATTTCAATCTGCTCTATCCGAACAAATCGTCGTTCGTGGGGTTGGAGAACTTCGCCTACTTCTTCACCTATCCGAGCTTCTGGACCAGCATCCTCAACACCGTACTGCTGGTGGGCTGCGTCTTGCTCGTCACCGTGGTGGGCGGGGTTCTCATCAGCGTGCTCGTCGATGACCATTTTCCCGGGCAGGGCATCGTGCGCATGCTCCTCATTTCGCCCTTCTTCGTGATGCCGACGGTGGCGGCGCTCACGTGGAAGAACCTGCTCATGAATCCGGTGTCGGGATTCTTCGCGTGGATTGCAACGTCGCTGGGCATGACGCCGGTAAACTGGTTTGCCGATTGGCCTCTTCTTTCGGTCATCATGGTGGTGGCCTGGGAATGGCTGCCCTTTGCCATTCTGATCTTCGTCACCGCGCTGCAATCGATGGATCGGGAGCAGAAGGAAGCGGCCCAAATGGACGGCGCCAAGGCGTGGGACATTTTCTGGCACCTCACCTTGCCGCACCTGCGCCGGCCCATTGCCGTGGTGATCATGGTGGAGGCCATCTTCCTGCTGAACGTGTTCGCCGAAATCTTCGTCACCACCAATGGCGGCCCGGGCGATGCCACCACCAACGTACCGTTTTTGGTCTACACGCAGGCCCTGCTCGAATTCGATGTGGGTGCGGCGTCCGCCGGCGGCTTGTTTGCCGTCGTTCTGGCGAACCTCGTGTCCATTTTCCTGGTCCGTCTGATTGGCAAGTCGTTGACCGCAGGTGCCAAATGA
- a CDS encoding sugar ABC transporter substrate-binding protein, with amino-acid sequence MARTTRLTAVATMATTMLIAGAAHADATLTIGTVNNADMVRMQALSGEYEKTHPGVHLNWVVLEENTLRQRLTTDIATHGGQFDVMTIGAYEAPLWGAQQWLKPLDNLPGDYDINDLFPNVREQLTVDGHLYAVPFYAEASITFYRKDLFAARGLTMPEQPTWQQIREFATKLHDPSHGMYGVCLRGKAGWGENMALLGTIVNSYGGRWFDPGWKPQIDTPPWHEAVKFYIDLLSHYGPPGPSDNGFNENLALFAAGRCAMWVDASVAGGTLVNPKESTVTDKVGFTRAPKQMTDRGSSWLWVWSLAIPASTRQFNEARDFILWATSRPYLQRVGERYGISSTPPGTRLSTYDSAAYMNTAPFAKVTFDSLKAVDPAHPTLLPVPYKGIQLVSIPEFQAVATLVGRLIAGALTGRGQVDDVLHTCQNAVERTMKRAGYYQPNKAEQP; translated from the coding sequence ATGGCGCGAACGACCCGACTTACCGCGGTTGCGACGATGGCCACGACGATGCTGATCGCGGGTGCGGCGCACGCCGATGCCACCCTCACGATCGGCACCGTCAACAACGCCGACATGGTGCGGATGCAAGCGCTGTCGGGCGAATACGAGAAGACCCACCCGGGCGTGCATCTCAATTGGGTCGTCCTCGAAGAGAACACCTTGCGACAACGCCTCACGACGGACATCGCCACCCACGGCGGCCAGTTCGACGTGATGACCATCGGCGCCTACGAGGCTCCGCTCTGGGGTGCGCAGCAATGGCTGAAGCCCCTGGACAACCTCCCCGGTGATTACGACATCAACGACCTTTTTCCCAACGTGCGCGAGCAGCTCACCGTGGATGGCCACCTCTATGCGGTGCCGTTCTACGCCGAGGCGTCGATCACCTTTTACCGCAAGGACCTCTTCGCGGCGCGCGGGCTCACCATGCCCGAGCAACCGACGTGGCAGCAGATCCGCGAATTTGCAACCAAGTTGCACGATCCCAGTCACGGCATGTACGGCGTATGCCTGCGCGGCAAAGCCGGGTGGGGTGAGAACATGGCCCTGCTCGGCACCATCGTGAACAGCTACGGTGGCCGCTGGTTCGACCCGGGGTGGAAGCCCCAGATCGACACGCCACCTTGGCACGAGGCGGTGAAGTTCTACATCGACCTACTCTCGCACTACGGCCCGCCAGGCCCGAGCGACAATGGATTCAACGAGAACCTCGCGCTGTTCGCTGCAGGCCGCTGCGCCATGTGGGTCGATGCCAGCGTGGCCGGCGGCACCTTGGTCAACCCGAAGGAAAGCACCGTCACCGACAAAGTCGGCTTCACCCGCGCCCCCAAACAGATGACCGATCGCGGCTCCTCGTGGCTCTGGGTGTGGTCGCTCGCCATTCCCGCGAGCACGCGTCAATTCAACGAGGCACGCGATTTCATCTTGTGGGCGACCTCGCGCCCGTACTTGCAGCGGGTGGGCGAACGCTATGGCATCTCCAGCACACCGCCGGGCACGCGTCTCTCCACCTACGATTCCGCGGCGTACATGAACACGGCGCCGTTCGCCAAGGTCACCTTCGATTCGCTCAAGGCCGTCGACCCGGCGCACCCCACCTTGCTTCCCGTGCCGTACAAAGGCATTCAGCTCGTCTCCATTCCGGAGTTTCAAGCCGTCGCCACCCTCGTGGGACGGCTCATCGCCGGAGCATTGACCGGACGCGGTCAGGTCGATGACGTGCTCCACACCTGTCAAAACGCCGTCGAGCGCACGATGAAACGCGCGGGCTATTACCAGCCAAACAAGGCAGAGCAACCATGA
- a CDS encoding PIN domain-containing protein codes for MLDTNILSAMRFDPSLVSAGEVATTSFNLSEILYGALRRPDLADVQSFARFVIENIPILDFNGEAAAWYAKKRIQMNFVKPNIDAMIAAITFVHDATLVTRNVRDFPFDELNVVTRC; via the coding sequence GTGCTCGATACGAACATTCTCTCGGCGATGCGGTTCGATCCTTCCTTGGTAAGTGCCGGCGAGGTTGCCACCACATCGTTCAATTTGAGCGAGATCTTGTACGGCGCCCTGCGTCGACCTGATCTGGCTGACGTGCAAAGCTTTGCCCGATTCGTCATAGAAAACATTCCCATCCTAGACTTCAACGGTGAGGCTGCGGCCTGGTACGCGAAAAAGCGTATTCAGATGAACTTCGTCAAACCGAATATCGATGCGATGATTGCCGCTATCACGTTCGTTCACGATGCGACCCTGGTAACGCGAAACGTTCGCGACTTCCCATTCGACGAACTCAACGTCGTCACACGCTGCTAG
- a CDS encoding type II toxin-antitoxin system Phd/YefM family antitoxin, with translation MKQMTIAQVGQNFTVAAREAEQEPIEITRHGHGVLVLLSSDEFKRLSRPFPARLRAWLAENTPTPGHAFEEHR, from the coding sequence ATGAAGCAGATGACGATCGCCCAGGTGGGTCAGAATTTCACGGTAGCAGCCCGCGAAGCGGAGCAGGAGCCGATTGAAATCACCCGGCATGGCCATGGCGTCCTCGTCTTGCTCTCGAGCGACGAGTTCAAACGCCTCAGTCGCCCTTTTCCCGCGCGACTACGCGCATGGCTTGCGGAAAACACACCTACGCCTGGTCATGCATTCGAAGAGCATCGCTAA